The sequence ctaagatacaactgtgtgaacataacccctttttttagataacaaaatataatgacgtaaaataataacatgaaataattaaaaaaaaaaaacgttttttagacaaatatctagcacattttttcaagtatgtactatcaaaaactttaaaaataaacttgattgtaagtcattagcataaaaattaaaaaagttaggaataaaatagaaataattgcagttttaaaaaaaattatcataaaaaattatgtatttatttcaaaaattaaagcgtagccttctacaatggactatatataggtaccaataatatgttcaaaaagtgtcagcgatttagagtacatattttttttaaatcgtgattttaatctaaaaaaatgcaaaatttttggtaatattctgttattagtggtggtttttaatagtgaaagctatccgatttattattagttgcattgcaataatttgaatgatataaattttagccacttataccgtctaaccatacttaaaactgcatttttttcgtcattaagggtggtttttaagggtttaagtttcaaaatattgatgtgtactataatccccaatgtaaaactatatttattttacatatttatatgaattctaggttgtaaaacacctattttcgttttatttgaattttagtggtttgttctttcatcctctatttaaaaagcaaataattaggcatttaataagttttttttatttaactgcctttttatatttcactgttaccgagttccatatgctgagtgttgttatcacattattatgtaaattttattaaatatttaaaaaatgggtatattaacgaagttattattaattaagtgtatgtaatattaggtaggtagtttcttggtcagttaagaaaagagcatgaaaggaacgtaaagctaagatttaattgtgtacattctaataaacttaattttaaagctatctaccaagtgtttttcttacagttatttgttcaaaagagatacttaataatattctttcaatttcattttaacaataatacaaagtgcctttaatttcaaaaaattccatattattacacgccgcgatgtacgaaaatattccttattaaaaatgtttcaaacaccccccgtatagtaaaggattgccgtcgaaactaaataatgatttacgaccgcgtaaaaaaagtcggcactgtttagaagtccctacttcaaacggccgcaagagagtggacctactgtcttgttctttatactgtgactttaggtataggacatgatgcatgaaacatacgtagaattccacgcgaaattcaaagatgaaataaaaaaaaaggtgctttcatttgaaaaaatgaagttgatgctcgtaatttattttagagcaaccctgtatatacaaactttacgtacaaaaatgcgcaacttgaaataaaaatcgacagatccgagcgttttttttttcgaacacacccctgaattttaaatgaatttagacataacttttgggatgcactgtataatatgATACAGGTATATCTTATTAAATGCGAAACGGAAATGAGGGTGGCTAAAATGTAAGTAAATGTAGTAGGCTTGACACAGTACAGCTATATGCATATGACACAACCTGAATGAAAAGAGACTGGAAAATCCAACTCACATTCatctcaataaatatttatttattaggcaACATACTGTGACTGCAtaagcatatttttaatatgtttcttatagttataaaaagaataatctttAACAAAATAAGGCAAACTGTTCCACAAATGAACTGCAACctaaccaaataatttttaaaaagctgctgTTGTATGTCGAGGAACCCCGTCCCAAGTACCATCTGGCATTATGATTGTGTTCATGcacattggaatttttttttagatatggtGGGTTTCTTGACTTTAAAATTCTGTATATGAAAGAGTACATATAATATTTGGGTCTATTTGATATTGAAAGAATAACACGAATATTAAGATATGGGGTAATATAACTTTCACAAAAAGTTTCACAAAAAATACTTGGTTTCACCCGGTAAGTaacactttaaattatttaaatattttaatcgcATATAAGCAgtggcaatttttttgtttatgtgggCTGAAAAAGAcgaagtattttcaaaaatagtacCCACATTCTTTGCTTTATTAACCATAggtattgtctattttaattacaaagtctTGAAAAACATATTCTATCTTATTTCTACTGGATTCGAGAAATAAGATATATGATTTTGAATGGTTTAGTTTCAAGTTATGAGCCTTAGCATAAAGTCGAAGTTAAATTGTGTTTGTGAGTGTAGTAAGGAGTTTAATGAGAACGACGTATAAATCCTCGTATCATCATCTACGTATTTTAGTTTTGAATGAGATAtagctatattttttatatacatatatttttcatatcagCTACGTATAATGAGATTAATAAGGATCCTTATAGAGATGCCTGAGTACTGGGGTACCCAGTGCTAACagaaatatatttagattttgagtATAAGCGGTGAGAATCAATCTTCATGCATTGAAACCTGCTGGTCAGGTAGGATTCTAGAAAGGCAATAGAAGTAttagaaaaaccaaagaaatttaatttagctagcaGGATATCATGATTAAGAGTGAAAAATGCCTTACTAAAATCAGAATAAGGAAGAAATAAgtttgttaattgtttttgtttttcataatGCTTGATATCATTCATAAGATTTACCGGACAAGTGGTTGTACTTAATTGTTTCCTAAGCCTGGATTGACATTCAGATATATTTTATGGAATGGAAAACAAGTTATATTATCTCTTATTGATAATCCATCATGGCCTACTAAATTAGAACCAATTGATGctataatatcttttaaagtaaTCTCATccataagattaaaatttagtaaattaggGAAATTGAAAGCTTTGTTATTTTGATaggaaattttttgtttgcaaGTGGTGTCATTCAATTTATTAGAAGTAGCAAAGAAGTCATTGAGTACATTTGCTTCAGATAATGGGGCAGGtctttgtataatatttttttcccagaTGTTTTAGATAAGTTGCGATAATAAGCATTTGTCTTACGTATGATTGTGTATTTGTGTATTACGTATGATGCGTGTTTagtaaaatcttttaaattacgATAGTACTGGAGACAATTACCACTTTTAGTTTTCAAGTAGTTTAATGTTATCGGTTATCCATGGAGTAAAAagcttagttttatttttctttagttgtgTAGGTGCAAATTCgtgaattaaatatttgatatttgagttaaaaatgtttaaattttcatctatattaggagaaaaaaattaatttcgtcCCATGGTAAACGGCTAGCAGCGTAATCAAAGGCATCTTGATTATTAGAAATATTGTTGTAGTCctgacatttaaaatatttggctttagttttttctgtaCGAACATtaaaaatagcataaataagACAATGATCAGAAATCATAGTTGAAATTGGCATTGAGTTGCAGCTTTTAACGGAGAGCACTCTACTGGTTATTATCACGTCCAAAAAGCTACAAGAATTAATCCGCAAGCAAAATCGGGTAAGTTCGGTAATTatctgatttaaattaaatctatttataACCCAAATTAACCTCGACAAATAGTTTGAGGGTTTAAAGAAACTTTATCATAAAAAGGCACTGTTAAGgctaacaaattttcaaaaaaaaatcaggaacAAATCGTCAGTGGAAGGCGGGCGATAAAGGAATAAAACAATAACACTTAAATCTATAATTTCGTATTGTAAATGTGACTTGATATAAATTCCCACGCTGCGCACCACGCTTCCAGTTACTCTATCCTTCGTTACTAGCTTATAACCATTTATTTTATACCTCTGAAGATCTTGATTATAGGAGAGCCAAGTTTCCGTAAGggcaaaaatgtcaaatttataaTCATGTAAATAATTATGTAGTTCATCAAATCCAGTATTTTCCAAACAACGGACATTAAGGTGTTCTATTGTAAAAAATTGTGTGCCATAAATACCGCTGTACCGGGTCGCCGAAATTGCATTATTATCAGCCATGATATAAAGAAATGACTTCCCATGTGCCCCAAAGATAATCGAAACCACCCCGCATTGCCAACTGTATATTGAACCTTGtagaaaaaaacctaaaatataaaaaataactaaccTAGCACCAGAGAGATATATTTGACTTaccattatgtaaagaataaaataaaatatgtgttATACCCCACTATAATGAAGGTATGGCATacagaataagaaaataaaaaattaaagtaaattcccaattaattaattaccaaAGAAATTGATTTACGAATTAATACTATCCAATCAttcaaattatataatttaaataataataaccaaaatATGACGATTACAAATTATGatcatacttttaattattacaatagATTACAATCAATTACCATAAGGAGAAACCATactaatagttaaaaaaaagtagattCTCATAAAAAATAAGCACCATTTTTCTTCATATGAATGGGCAGCATGATTGTAATATcgtcaaatatttaattataaaaaaaaaattaattaaaaggaaTCTAACTAGAAATAACCTTTTTATGAATTCACAacccctaaataattttaataaaaaccataatcaaaaatattttctcttctCAGCTATAACCCAGCATCAACATAATATACTTtgttaataagaataataaattaaaaagaaaaaaaaatctgtaaaactACCTTAGAATACACCAACCCAGGATTCATGGTCAACATTGCTGTCATCCGAAACCAACCCATTATGCTTCATTAAGCTGTCAAGCTTATCAATATTGTTCACAGATGTCTTAGCACCCCCATCAAGCACAAACACTTTTCTCcgttgataaaaatattacaattgtTTCATTTGCTAAACCTTAGTTATGAAAtgcataataaatttattaaaagactaagtttttagtttttctctCAGGCTTCCAATAAATTGTACGTGCTTAATTAATATACGTTGTTAAAACGCAACCTAATTacctatttttcattttttacctatttataatttaatattcttattgcGCCCCTTATTTGGTGTTCTCGTCTAGCATCGATGGAATGAACAGCAGTAGTAGCTTATTTGTAATGCTTCCGAAAGGTACAATACGATAAATAGTACAAGTTAAAATTGTTAGTTACTTTGTCGTTatttatcttgatttttagaaaTTGAAGGTACATATTCCCAAGTGAGCAAAGATgttgaaaatttattacttgaaataaacaaacaattttttttggaataaatcatTTAGGTTCAAATAAAGTCGAATGTTAACAGCAGTACATACATCATTGATTAAAATTGGCGAAGAAATATAGAACAAGAATATTATCTATCATTATAATGAAACTCAACAACTAAGTCCCGAAAATCCAAATGTGCCTGCATCACGACAAATGCTAAAAAAGTCTACCACTTAGGCAAAAATTCAAACATAATGAAAACAGTATGAGCTAAACATTTCTTAAAGCCGGCCCCAGACGATATATGTATTCGGCGAATATACCTTCGTACTGCGGCTTCGGCTACCCTCCTACACGCTGCGGCATTCGGGATACATTCCACATCGCATCTTTGTTGGCAAACGTTCGCCACGGGGCTTCACTTATAGAACAGTAGCGGAGAGGAGTAGTAGtggtttttttaaacaaaaatatggaTAGTGACGATGAACAAGCGGCTGCGGTTGCGGCCTATATGGTTATTTTAGGAAGTAGCTCGCtgctaaaagaaaaagaagaacaaaAGAATCTAAGAAAAAGAAGATGGTGGATGATTTCCTTAAATAAAAGTCGTTCAAGGTGAGTAGCATTTTAGGtataaaatgttaagaaaaataCCTATACCCAAgtaattcagaaaaaatatataaatataaaatagagaactcttctattttttttttcggaatttGATAgaggataaaaaataaaagaatacgtatcttttttataatttcgaAATTGATAAGAGTTACAGGGGTTTAACATTTTTCTATGACGTTATTTAGTACGTACTCTTTGACGTCACTCCATGATTCATTCATATTGAATAGGTATATACAATACTAAAAACccgtataacttaaataaacggatttcaaaaaattcctttTGATTATTTTCCGTTGCACTGCagtttttaatactaaaaatcgtttttttttttggcaacttCCCGATTATGTTAGgtgttttatatttatgtttatacaTAGGGTGTCCCAACTAAAACTATCCACCCAAAATAGCTACCCTGGCCCCTttcaacaagaaaaaaaaaatggctttgGTCCTTCTTTGAAAAAGATGAATGTATTTGCACCCAGGCGTCGCCAACTTTGTTCCTATTTTTGTGGTCTGGGTATTTTGGGTCCCATATTATGGGATATAATTCGTACAGATCCAAGAATTCAATCACCAAATCATTAGACCATTCCAtgataacttaaataaataacaccaataaatattaaaaatattattaattttaattttcaagtaaacttaaaaaggcaactcatcaaaaatattatacaaaaacacACGCTGGTAAGCTTGTCGCGACTCTGATTGAAGACAAAATAGGCAAATAAGTGTGCGTAGCTAAGCACACCGTCTGGGAGCTAACGCGAATGAGCGCGACCTCCTTTGATGCGTGCCCTAAAACCGACAGCAGTTCGGATAGCGGCCGAATGCCGAATAATACACGCACTTAACCTCCCACACGCTCCGCGAAATACTGCGAATGCCTAACGTTCGCCACATACACACATCGTCTGGGGCCGGCTTAAACTGAATAACCTTCAAATAATCCTACGCTTTGTACTTCATTGAACGAAACATTCTGAAAGAGATATAGCTTAGTAAGGCCATATttccaattattaaaaaaaacagggCGAAAAACTTCAAGGGCTCGGAATATATTGTAAATCGATTTTTGAAATAGAAACAAGTCATAGAAATACActtaaaaatagagaaatatAAGTATAGTAAGgtaacattatttataatacgAGATTTCTGATAAGAAGCtagctaaaaattaaattaaattgaaatgaaatttattccaaaaagaACCccaatattcaaataaaaatatccagtagtggtttttaaaaacttatgtCTTAGAGTCTTGAAAATTTAGTAAGACTGCTTTAAAACttaagctttaaaatatttcaccaaaataaatttatattataagtcTAATATAAGTCTAATATTGGTAATAATTGTTTTGGTAAGCGACAGGAGATTACGATTAAATAATTAACGATTAttcaagtatttattttatacgtatatattataaagaataattgttttGTTCGACTCGGATGATAAAACCAACTTAGATTTGATTTTTAGAAAcgcaattataattttttcttattattattttttattattttataatagttttatcgCAAATTAATTGTTATTCGCAATATTATTTACGActtatcttttataaatatctattattgttttcgccaaatttaaattttaaaaaatcactagagaatattattacaataagtacaaagtaaatatttgtgaataatatttattttcataaaaaaaaatatattatttaccttacaaactaaacaaaataataaaacataaaattatttatttataagatattaaaatgGAGGTCCACCTGGCCCACCTGAAAATGAGATACAAAATTGAACTATTTtgattaacatttattaaaaacttatttttcttaCCATGGCCTCCAAATCCACCTGGACCACCTCCAGGACCAAAACTTCCTCCACCAGGTCCAAATCCTCCACCACCTGGTCCACCATGATGTCCTGGGCCTCCCCAATTACCGCCACCAGGGCCACCATGATGACCTTGTCCTCCCCAATTATCACCTCCTGGACCACCATGGTGTCCTGGACCTCCCCAATTACCACCGCCTCCTCCTGGAGGGCCGCCGTGACCTCCCTGGCCACCCCAAGATCCACCGCCACCTCCTGGACCACCCCAGTTACCGCCGGGACCACCACCGGGTCCACCACCGTGTCCTCCTGGTCCACCCCAACCGCCTCCAGGGCCGCCACCGCCTGGTCCACCCTGATGATGAtgcatgtctttttttttacttatacgAATGAACTGATTGATTTTTTGAAGGTTTGTTTGATTATATGATGTTTCTTTatcgttatctattatttagaTAACGGAAAGTGGGTGACCGGTATCGTTTGTAATACGTTATTTTGGGAAATGATTTTGTTGATTATTTTGTATTCTAACGAAAGAAAGCACTCAACTTAAAGGTAGGAATGTTTCATTTATTTAGATTATCtagattttgatattttaaaatatttatgtattagGTATAGAGAAtgaaaaattatgcatttatattacaaatttagATGAAAATTCTGCAAGTATTAggaataaattataaaagtaatttctatcggtaatgtaaattttaaaaagctgaTTCCCTTTATGCCTAAAACAACATGTTCTTTCAATCGATgtgtatttacaatttttttttgctgtagGGTTCGCAAACtataaaattctaattaaaagaAAGATGTTATCtggtaaattatataaaacaccCTGAATGTATGGTTCACTAGTTTCTTCTAGCGGAGTTgttatgaaacttttttacttatttgttGGCCCTTGCACTTAGGCAACAAACGTTGAATTATTAGGCAAATTTTATACCTAACAAAAAAACcgaaaatgtttgttttattcTAACTTTGTACAATATGGTGCAAGCttccttattattatttaaaaaaaacatacacaaatacctgaattaatttaaaaagaatttaaatactTTGTACATTTGTAATTTACAACAATCAGAtcgatatatattttaaattcgattttGGGTACTACCatcgaatttaaaatattgtaaagtgTCTAAAGCAGAATTGcatgaatattatttatatttggaCAACAAACCTATTAGGCTGATTAAAGTATAAAGTATGCCTATTTCTCAATAGATCTCTCTACAATAGATACAGGCGTACAGGAATATTAAAGGATTTgaggaattatttttaagtattttgataCCCCCCTTGCAAATTGATTATTgatttatgaaagaaaaatttagcaCGGACATGTTAAATAATAGGTTTGTCGAACAACTCTGAATTTCTTACTTTTCTGCTTGCcttccttaattttttctatttcccGATCTATGAAGTATCCCAACAAAACTAGCGGGGTATcagaagatttaaaatattgaaggaACCTTTCCCTTATAGCtattatattgaatttttctaaCTTTAATGGAATATTCCTTAATATATTCTTATTGATAGTATCTAAATTGATCAGGAATGTTTTAGGTTTGtgattacatattttaaataaactgatGTTGTCATTTTAAAGTCATTAGGTTAGGTTAGTCATTAggtttagataaataaataatgaaaatactgTAGGATTTATGGGATTAAGTACCGGGGCTAGATTTACagatatctagaatttaaattatataacaatATTATTACAATACTTAATACTTTACAGCAGGCTTAAATCcgcttttattaataaaatattttatgaacaaAGACTAAAGAGTTAACTAAAAAGTAAGAAGGAATAAAcacctaaatttaatttattaaaattgcattaaattttatattttttcaacttgatacataattatatttatcaattaCAACTTTACAAAAAGGGTTAATTATGCGAGTTAACCATGTCCACAAGTCCAACATTGGCATGAGATAATCTAGATGAAACAGCAATGAGACCTTGTAACCTAACCTTAAGCATGCTAGGATTTCTAAAAGGATTTCCAAAGTcttaaatttttaggtaaagGTGAAGTTTTTTAAGGTTGAAGTATGTAATTTAACCCAGATACCCTACCGTCCGTTATAACAATCACCTAATAGTTCGCTGCAGATTTGAAACTCTGTCACTCCGCGTTAGATGGCGTTGGGTTATTCGTTGTTAGAAACGCGTGTTTTAgcgaaattttgttttctaacctcttaaagGGAGAGTTCTGTATGCGAGAAAGTGTTTGGAATAACAGGTGCTTAGTTTCTTGTAAACAATGGATAATTATAGGTAAATATACTGATAAactattcatattatttttccATCTTGTGAATAAGTAATTTTGGAAAACATCAATCTTTATACTTGtaaacaaataagttaaaaattttcatctcaccgacaaaaatataacctctAATACCGATGTCCGTTTTAACGGACAGTAGGAAAATCCAgtattattcgatttttttccttatatttgTAGTTATTGGAAGCGGCCCTTGAAACTTCATGAACTCATGGCAGAAATTGAAAACCTTGATGACGATGAGTTGATTCCTGATGCTATTGCCGTTCTACCGCCAGTTAACGCAAATGAATATAACACTGATGAAGATTCCGGCGACGAAAATGAAGTGGATATAAACAACCTCCCTGGAAGTCAGCTGATGACTGAAGTTGAGgtaatatttgaaaacaagggATCTAAGCAAACTACAGTTGAGAGTAATTTTAACAGCGACGATGACCTACCTTTGTCTACCTTTCTTACAAAAACGACCAAAATTATCGACCTCAAAACCAAATTACTCTTTGAAAAAAGGTGATATCAACAAAGATTTTCCAGAGTGGGTAAACGCAAGTGGTCCAAAAATTCTTTATCTCCTTTAGaactatttttttagtttatagaTGACGAAATTATTGACTTGGTtgtaaaatattccaatttgtaTGCTATTCAGCATAATCGCCAAGGTGATATACATTCCagtgaaataaaatgtttcgtTGGTGTTTTACTGCTCTCTGGATACAACTCATTCCCTCGACGGTCAATGTATTGGGAAAATAACAGTGACGCAGGAAATACGTTAGTCTATTCGGCGATTTCTCGAGATCGCTTTAGTTTTATAATGCAGAATTTGCACCTGAATGATAACAACAATCTTGAAAATACCAATAAGTTTTCGAAACTGAGGCCTTTGTTTTCTACTCTGAATGAGAAATTTCAGTCATATACACCCCTTGAAGAGTGCCATAGCGTGGACTGGTACCCTATTACGGCGGTCATTGATCAAAACAGTTCATCCGAGGAAAGCCAATTCGTTGGGGTTATAAGGTATGGGTGGGAACAACTAAAAAGGGGTACGTTGAATGGTTTGAGCCGTATCAAGGGTCCACAactattatttctaaaaaatatcgtCCTCTTGGCTTAGGGGCTAGTGTTGTACTTCAGTTTGCTGATATTATTCAGTCTCAATGTGAAAAAGCTCCTTTCCATATCttttgtgacaatttttttacgtcattatgTCTGTTGGCTGAGCTGACCTCCAGGGGGCTCAAATGTACAGGAACTCTGCGAGAAAACAGTATTCAGTAATCAGATTGCCCTCTTGAAAAATCCAGTATGTTCAAGAAAAAATCCCGTGGTAGTTTTGATTATCTTTTAGAGGAGaaccaaaataatattgtatgtAAATGGAATGACAATAGTGTTGTTACAATCGCCTCAAATGTAACATCTCCTTTTCCGACACAGCAAGTCAAACGCTTCTCtcagaaagaaaagaaaatgatACATATTGAGCAGCCATGTTTGATCAAAAAATACAACGAAAACATGGGCGGTGTTGATAGGGTTGACCAAAATATAAGCCTTTACCGTGTAGGGATCAGAGGAAAGAAGTGGTATTTTTGCTTGTTTTCACATGCTTTGGATATGGCAGAACAAAACGCATGTCAACTTCATAAATATTCTGGCTGGAAAATGAACTATTTGCAGTTTAGGAGGTGTATTGCTGAGGGATTATTAGAAACatataagaaagaaacaaaacgGGGGCCATCTAAACCAGGCAAATACCTGCATTATGAGTCCAGATATGATCGGATGGATCATCTTGTGAATTATCAGGAAAAGCAAATCCGCTGCGCATTTTGCCACAAACAAGCAGCATTCAGATGCCAGAAGTGTGATGTTGCACttcatccaaaaatgtgttttttaagttACCATACTAAAAACTAATCTATTATtcttggttaaaaaaaaatctcgtttctaaataaagttttataagtTTACAAGAATAATTGAGTTTTAGTACCTAATATTGCTACCGTATGTTTAAACCGACGGCTTTTACAGAAAAACCTAAAAGCggaactaaaaaattttaatagaaaaatatgtttattttaacccAATAAGTAGATTTACAAAAgtatataacaaaaaacaaacgTTAAGAGTTTCAGGGGTATCTGGGTTAAGCTCAATCTTAGCTCTTATTCGTTTTCTAGATAACTAGTGGAGTGTAGTGACTTCGGAGACTAATGTTGGTAATTGGATTAAGATGACGTTTAGTCTTTACTGCATGTACAGCCCTAAACTTAACCTTAATTACTAATAACTTTAGCTCATCCTCGGGGtgcttatttgttttttagataACTGGTAAagtttgtaatttatataacGGACTCATATGACCTCACTgtaagatattaaataaatttgttaggatttaaataaagtaagtaCTTAAGCACGtaaatcataattatttaaaggcCTATTTACTGAGGACAAcctaactttttattaaaaatcattctATGCATTAAATTGGAGATAGAAAATTATCATCAATGCCCAACAAGAATACccaattaaagatatttatttgttttaaataattaaaaagacaacGACAGtgcttaattaaaatttccattTATCCTGGCCGCCGAAAGGGAATACGCAGGACATATATACGTTTAGTTTATGTCGCACTGTAAATAGTAGTACAGAGACTCTTGCTCTACTTGTAAAACCTCTTTTTAGCTTAGCTTAACTCCTCTCTTTATCTTAGACTTAACTGTGCTCTACACAGTTTGGTCTGTCTATCTACagtcagaaaaaataattaattgctaTCTGTATGCtataacaaaaaacaaagaGATAGTAAAGACTTCTGGCGTATTGCATTTCCCCTCTCAGAGGCAAGTAATAAATTCATAAGACATTATTCATTCCTTTTTAACTAAGCACTATTTGTTTTTACTACTTAGAAGGTAATACGTTTTTATattgagaaatattaaatattcatcttttaaaactatattattttgtagttcGACTTATGCTTTAGACACCCTAGAAAATTGCAAATGATCTAAAAACTATGAATTTGCTCTACTAGAGCGTCCATAACAGCAAATCCTTTATAAATGACTAACTTTAATTTATACACGCCTTTCACAATTAATACTGTTGTTAATAATAATCGTTGTGCAGACTGGTAGCCGAGCCCTTGTCCTGATGCTAGACGGAACTCTCCTTGTGATGAGGCGGAGTTTGTGTGGAACAATTTCTGGATTGTAAAATAGGCGCCCAAGTAACATGGTATGGTTTCACTGGCATCTGCGTTGCGCTGTTCCTTTTGGTGTGCGGAGGCCGTGCAGTTATCGTATATGGAGGAAGAGATGCTGAATCAATAAGgctttctaaaaatatatatatattttaggattGAAAAATTGATACCTTATACTTAAATATCTAatgggtttttaatttaatgatataATTTTAACCAATCCACACGATAACATGACTAATTGTTTAACCCTCCGTTGGTAAG comes from Anthonomus grandis grandis chromosome 4, icAntGran1.3, whole genome shotgun sequence and encodes:
- the LOC126735637 gene encoding uncharacterized protein LOC126735637 translates to MHHHQGGPGGGGPGGGWGGPGGHGGGPGGGPGGNWGGPGGGGGSWGGQGGHGGPPGGGGGNWGGPGHHGGPGGDNWGGQGHHGGPGGGNWGGPGHHGGPGGGGFGPGGGSFGPGGGPGGFGGHGGPGGPPF
- the LOC126735661 gene encoding piggyBac transposable element-derived protein 3-like produces the protein MAEIENLDDDELIPDAIAVLPPVNANEYNTDEDSGDENEVDINNLPGSQLMTEVEFIDDEIIDLVVKYSNLYAIQHNRQGDIHSSEIKCFVGVLLLSGYNSFPRRSMYWENNSDAGNTLVYSAISRDRFSFIMQNLHLNDNNNLENTNKFSKLRPLFSTLNEKFQSYTPLEECHSVDWYPITAVIDQNSSSEESQFVGVIRYGWEQLKRGASVVLQFADIIQSQCEKAPFHIFCDNFFTSLCLLAELTSRGLKCTGTLRENSIQ